CTCAGGAGTTCATTTTTAACTCTATCAATGCTGATTAATTTACCTTTTTCAGCAAATTCTGATAATGCTTTCCAAAAAGGTGGAGCAATATCAAAAGCATAATAGCGTCTTGCTGCTTCTATGAATACATTTGCATCTAAAAGGTAAGTTTCTTCTCTATCCACTCAGTTTTTCCTTCAAATAATTTCTTCGTAAATTTCTCGTAAATCTCACCATATAATCCTGTTAATTTATAGGCTTCTCTATATAAAAGAGCCCCTTCTTTAACAGCGAGGTATACAATTTGACCAAATTTTTTTCCCACCCTTTGTAACTGCACCAAATAAAAATCCCCACCTTTATACTTAATTCTTTCTTTATTTAAATAGTATTTATAGAAATTCAAAAATTGTTCTTTATTAATCAAATTTATATCTAATGCTCTGCGTGCTATAACCAATTCACTAACTTTGAAATGCTTTGCAAGTTTCTGATATTTATCTTCATCATCCTTATAGGTTTCCCATATATCCCTAATAGCATTTTGAGGAACTAAAAATTCTGCAGCAACACGGTCACAAAATTGTTCAGTTTTATCATCTGCTGGAAGCAACTCTCTTAAGTCAAAAATAGCACTTTTGCCAAGCCAGACATGCACCAATTCATGAGCAAGAGTAAAAATTTGTGCTGCTCTGGCATCTTGTCCATTTATGAAAACAAACGGAGCAAGTTTATCAGTAATAACAAATCCCCTGAACTCCTGAACATCCAGTTTCCTGCGAGTATTATTACCAACTATTCCATTAATAATCACAAAAATACCTATCTCTTCTACAGCTTCTTTAAAATAATTGAATGCATGTTGCCATGTATTGAAAACCGCTGCCCAATTTTCTTTTAAACCTAATCTATTTTTGATTTTAGCTGATACATCGTTAATGTCATCTTCCAGACTAACCGTTCCTACAAAATCAAGGGGTTCATTACCTGTTTGTAAAAAGTATTCTTTAATCCAATCCTGTCTTTGTTTAATAATGTGAATTGTATCAATCAGTTCAGGGCTTAATTTCCTTTGTTCTCCTTTTGTTCTAAAAAATGGAATTGTGATTTCATCTTCAGGTAGAGCGCGAGTGAAAAACATTCCGAATGGTATATAAAGCATCTTAGCAAGCTGTTCTGCCTGCTTAATGGTAGGTTTATCTTCATCATTAAGCCATTTATCAATTTTGGGAAATTTTTTCTTTATAATATCCAGGTTTAGCCCGCTTCTATTAATTGCCCATATTAAAATTTCTTTATTAATATCTATTTTGCTCATAAATTTCCTTCCTTATTTTACAACTTTTTTCCCCATTGAACAAGCATTTAAATTGAAGATTCTCATGATAATTTTCAAAATCAAACTTTTTATTATCTATGAGGGTTTTTAATACTCACCTCTTTAATCTTTACCTCATACCGTGTTAGCCTTATGACATCTTTTTCTAATAATTCAATAATTTGTTCTTTTTTCAATTGAGGACTTATTTTGTCAATGTTAGCAATGCCTAATTCATCTTTATAGTCTTTGATTTTTTCGGCTATATCAAGTTTTAATTTCATAACTTCTAATTGTTTCATTTCTTTATCATATTCCCAATCTCTAATTATTTTTATAAATTCAACAAATGCCTTTGCAGCGGCTGGAAACCCTATTGCAATGCCTAAAGCCAATTCAATTGATAAAGGAGAATGTAAATGAATATGATAAACCTTTAATTTATCGGCTTCTGACAAAGGGCGAGTGAATCTCCTATAAAAATAATCAGAAACATAGATATTTTCAAATGTCTTAAGGTTTTCAAGATTATAAGGGGCAAGAAGCGCTAATCTATCATGAAGATAAACAAGGTCTTTAAGAAAAGTGGCTATATCTTCTAAATCATGAAGACACTTTTCCTCACATTCTATAATTAGTCGTGTAGTCATAACCAAAACCTCCAAGATTTAATCCTAAATTTTAAACAACATCTGTCCTGATAACATTTTATTTCAATTTGCAAAATATTAATTTATCAATGACTCACACAAAGCATTATAATGTTCTCTATCTTTATTCTGTAATTGAGTTAAAATTGTTATTACACAAGTTTCTACTTCATTGATATCAGGGAATTTTTGTATATGCTCTGGATTTTCTTCATGTGAATATTCATCCAAAACTTTGAGTGTAGATTTTTTTGTTGTTTCTTCACAATTAGTAAAAAATTTGTTACATTTATCTTTAAATTTTTTACCATCAGGGTACTTATAAAATAAATACGCTTCTATAAATCGTCTGGCTATATTGGGTAGAAGATAAAGTAATTCAAAACTTGATTTATCTTCTAATCCTTTAAAATCTTCAAGAATGCTGAATAAATAATTGTATTCAGATTTAAATCTTTTCAGAATAACAGGCAGATTTTCAATTATTGAGCATCTTTGGTTATTAATGCATACCTTCTTTATTAAATAAAAATTTTCTTTTTGCTCTTTAGTTTGTCTGTTTATTGTCCCTACAGGATCACTTTTAATCAAATCTTTTATTAAATTAAAAAAATCAAAATTGTGGGTTGTAATAAATAATTGTTTACAATTCAAAACTTTTTCGCTTAAAAAACCATATACTTTGAAAGTATGATTACTATCCAAACTTGACACCGGATCATCAATAAATATTATTGAATCATTAATATTAAAACTGGTTTCCTCTAATTTAGTTATGAAGTAGATTAAAGCTATAATGTTTTTCTCACCTGTACTTAAATTTTTAGCAATATTTTCATTTCTATAAATTTGATAAGTGCCATCATTCAGTGCTTTTAAATAAAGCTGATCATCTGAGAAGAAAGTTTTTAAATATTTATTAATTTTATCTGCTCCAATATTTGATCTAATTATTTCATTTTTAAATTTATCAATTTCTTTAGTAATTAATTCCATTTCTATATTTTTATTAGTTAACTCTTTAGTTAACTTCTCTATTTCTATTTTCTTATTAAGATAATCCAAGTCGTGAATCGCCAATGCAGAATAGTGATTAAGTAATTCTTGTTTAATCTTATTTTTTTCTTCAGATAGTCCTTGAATTTTTTTGTTATTTTGATTTATTAAATTATTTACTTCTTTCAGTATGCTATCTATCTCATCTTCAATATTTCCTAAAGATATCTTATCAATAACATCAAATGGCTTATTTCTTTTTTCTTTTAATTTCTTAAGCAAATAAGTTATCTTTTCTTCTTTGATAGATTCTATACATTTCTTCAACTCTTCTTTCTTTATTCTATAATTATCATGGAATTCCTCATAAAACCTTGCTTCGTCAGGAAGTTCAATTTTTTGTAAGTTATTTTTATATTCATTTATTTCTTTCTCAAGCAGATTTATCTCGTCTATTAATTCATTAAATTCTTTTGAAAAATGCTTGTTTAATCTATCAAAAAGATCAGCGGGTAAATTGTTCCCACAAAATTGACACTGTTTCTCGTTTTTATGTAAATCAATACCCTCTCTGACCCAATTATTCAACTTAGGGTTATCTCTTAATTTTTGTATTACTCGTTGTACGGATATTTTTTTATTCAGTACATTATTAGTCCTATTGGTTAATTCATTTACTTTTAAATGAACTGTAATGTTATCAATAGTTTTGTATTCTCTTTCATTTCTATAAGTATTTAATTTAGTCTCTAAATCCTTATCATTTAATATATATTTTTTGTAATTCTCACCTAAAATATTTATTTTATTTCCGAGTAAGGTTTTATCAAACTCTCGTTGATTAGTAATATTAAGAATTTTTCTTATCTCCGAAGCTTTATTTGTTAAAGATTGTACTGCACCCCATTTTTGAGGACACTTTTAAGTCTTCCAATTTGTAGAGCCTTATGCAACATTTCTTTTCTGCTCCATGTAGTATTTTAACTCATACTCCTCTGGTGATAAATATCCTAAAGCACTGTGCACATAAAGCCTGTTGTAACAATTCGTTATCCAGTCCTCTA
The Thermodesulfovibrio yellowstonii DSM 11347 DNA segment above includes these coding regions:
- a CDS encoding ImmA/IrrE family metallo-endopeptidase, coding for MSKIDINKEILIWAINRSGLNLDIIKKKFPKIDKWLNDEDKPTIKQAEQLAKMLYIPFGMFFTRALPEDEITIPFFRTKGEQRKLSPELIDTIHIIKQRQDWIKEYFLQTGNEPLDFVGTVSLEDDINDVSAKIKNRLGLKENWAAVFNTWQHAFNYFKEAVEEIGIFVIINGIVGNNTRRKLDVQEFRGFVITDKLAPFVFINGQDARAAQIFTLAHELVHVWLGKSAIFDLRELLPADDKTEQFCDRVAAEFLVPQNAIRDIWETYKDDEDKYQKLAKHFKVSELVIARRALDINLINKEQFLNFYKYYLNKERIKYKGGDFYLVQLQRVGKKFGQIVYLAVKEGALLYREAYKLTGLYGEIYEKFTKKLFEGKTEWIEKKLTF